From Segatella copri, the proteins below share one genomic window:
- a CDS encoding RelA/SpoT family protein — MDDQNLKDLEREQADNQLIGDAFQHLLDTYLSSRHRKKVDIVTKAFNFARQAHKGVRRLSGEPYIMHPIAVAQIACEEMGLGSTSICAALLHDVVEDTDYTVEDISNIFGAKVAQIVDGLTKISGGIFGDKASAQAENFKKLLLTMSDDIRVILIKICDRLHNMRTLESQPANKQYKIAGETLYIYAPLANRLGLNKIKTELEDLSFRYDHPQEYANIEHKLADTESQRDTLFESFTAPIREELDKLGVEYKIKARVKSPYSIWNKMQNKHVTFDEIYDILAVRIIFTPKVRANEVNECFNIYVAISKIYKSHPDRLRDWLNHPKANGYQALHVTLMSKQGRWIEVQIRSDRMDEVAEKGFAAHWKYKEGNEGEYTEDENELNDWLSTIKEILDDPQPDAMDFLDAIKLNLYASEIFVFTPKGEIKTMPAGCTALDFAFQIHTFLGSHCIGAKVNHKLVPLSHKLQSGDQVEILTSKSQHVQEEWVNFVSSAKAKSKILAILRRDSREVQKKGENILTEWLKKNSIEMSASVVDRLCDFHNIQKPETLFQSLGDHQIILGDKDFDELQGKPKKQQASSWRNYIPFLGKSKEKAQEKGIVKPQDLFVVGKDFNKKKPLILTEENINQFIFPSCCHAIPGDDVMGFIDNKNRIEIHKRSCSIAAKLKSSFGNRIVDAKWDMHKQILFDATIEIKGIDRKGMLLDVSKVISDQLGINIHKITISSDNGIFDGTIELRVHDREEVKTIMNQLRNIDDLQEVQRIL; from the coding sequence ATGGATGACCAGAACTTGAAAGACCTCGAAAGAGAGCAGGCTGACAACCAGTTGATTGGCGATGCCTTTCAACACCTGCTTGACACCTACCTGAGTTCGCGACACCGCAAGAAGGTAGATATAGTGACCAAGGCATTCAACTTCGCCCGACAGGCGCACAAAGGTGTGCGCCGCCTTTCGGGCGAACCATATATCATGCACCCTATCGCCGTGGCTCAGATAGCCTGCGAGGAGATGGGGCTCGGCTCAACGAGCATCTGTGCCGCACTGCTTCATGATGTGGTAGAAGATACCGACTACACAGTAGAAGATATCTCAAACATCTTTGGAGCCAAGGTGGCACAAATCGTTGATGGACTCACCAAAATCAGTGGTGGAATCTTCGGCGATAAGGCATCAGCCCAGGCAGAAAACTTCAAAAAACTGTTGCTCACTATGAGCGATGACATCCGTGTTATCCTTATCAAGATTTGCGACCGCCTGCACAACATGCGCACGCTGGAATCGCAACCGGCCAACAAACAATACAAGATTGCGGGCGAAACCTTGTATATTTATGCACCTCTCGCCAACCGATTGGGCTTGAACAAAATCAAGACCGAACTCGAAGACCTCAGTTTCCGCTACGACCATCCACAGGAGTATGCCAATATTGAGCATAAACTTGCCGATACCGAATCGCAGCGCGATACCCTCTTCGAGAGTTTTACAGCACCTATCCGCGAAGAACTCGACAAGTTAGGTGTAGAATACAAGATTAAAGCACGTGTGAAGAGCCCTTATTCTATTTGGAACAAGATGCAGAACAAGCACGTTACCTTCGATGAGATTTACGACATTCTTGCTGTGCGCATCATCTTTACGCCAAAGGTGAGAGCAAACGAAGTAAACGAATGCTTCAATATCTACGTAGCCATCAGCAAAATCTACAAGAGCCATCCAGACCGTCTGCGCGACTGGTTGAACCATCCGAAAGCAAACGGTTATCAGGCACTCCACGTTACCCTGATGAGTAAGCAGGGAAGATGGATAGAAGTGCAGATCCGTTCCGACCGTATGGACGAGGTAGCAGAAAAGGGGTTTGCTGCCCACTGGAAATACAAAGAAGGAAACGAAGGTGAATATACAGAAGATGAGAACGAACTGAACGACTGGCTCAGCACCATCAAGGAGATTCTGGACGATCCGCAGCCGGATGCCATGGACTTCCTCGATGCTATCAAGTTGAACCTCTATGCTTCAGAAATCTTCGTCTTCACACCAAAGGGAGAAATCAAGACGATGCCGGCAGGCTGTACTGCCCTCGACTTCGCCTTCCAGATTCATACCTTCCTGGGCAGCCACTGTATCGGAGCCAAGGTAAACCATAAGCTTGTTCCGCTGAGCCATAAGCTGCAAAGTGGCGACCAGGTTGAGATTCTTACTTCCAAGAGCCAGCATGTACAGGAAGAATGGGTAAACTTCGTCAGTTCAGCCAAAGCAAAGAGCAAGATTCTGGCCATCCTGCGCCGCGATTCACGAGAGGTTCAGAAAAAGGGAGAAAACATACTCACCGAATGGCTCAAGAAGAACAGCATTGAGATGAGTGCATCGGTGGTAGACCGCCTATGCGATTTTCATAATATCCAGAAGCCTGAAACCCTCTTCCAGTCATTGGGAGACCATCAGATTATCCTAGGCGATAAAGATTTCGATGAGTTGCAGGGCAAGCCTAAAAAACAGCAGGCCAGCAGCTGGCGCAATTATATCCCATTCCTGGGCAAGAGCAAGGAGAAGGCTCAAGAAAAAGGCATCGTGAAGCCTCAGGATCTTTTCGTGGTGGGCAAAGACTTCAACAAGAAGAAGCCACTCATCCTGACCGAGGAGAACATCAACCAGTTTATCTTCCCTAGCTGCTGCCATGCGATTCCTGGTGATGACGTTATGGGCTTTATCGACAACAAGAACCGCATCGAAATACATAAGCGCTCTTGCAGCATAGCAGCCAAACTGAAGTCCAGTTTCGGCAACCGCATCGTAGATGCCAAATGGGATATGCACAAGCAGATACTCTTCGATGCAACCATCGAAATCAAGGGTATCGACCGTAAGGGCATGCTGCTGGATGTAAGTAAGGTGATTAGTGACCAGTTAGGCATCAATATCCACAAGATAACAATCAGTAGTGATAACGGCATCTTCGACGGAACCATCGAACTCCGTGTTCACGACCGCGAAGAAGTTAAGACCATTATGAACCAACTCCGAAATATTGATGATCTGCAGGAAGTACAGAGAATCCTGTAA
- a CDS encoding gamma carbonic anhydrase family protein, translated as MAIIMTVEGKTPQWGKNCFIAENAVLTGDCILGDDCSIWYSAVLRSDVDAIRCGNRVNVQDCACIHQTGTMPCILEDDVSVGHGAIVHGATVRKGALIGMNATVLDKADIGEGAIIAAGAVVTHGTKVPAHEIWAGIPAKKVKACAPGQAEEFAKHYSGYIKDWYLKED; from the coding sequence ATGGCTATTATAATGACTGTAGAGGGAAAGACTCCTCAATGGGGAAAGAATTGTTTTATCGCTGAGAACGCAGTACTGACCGGCGACTGTATTCTTGGTGATGACTGCAGCATCTGGTATAGTGCGGTATTGCGCTCTGACGTGGATGCCATCAGATGTGGAAACAGGGTAAATGTGCAGGATTGCGCCTGCATCCATCAAACCGGTACGATGCCTTGCATTCTGGAGGATGATGTATCAGTGGGACATGGTGCCATCGTCCACGGAGCCACAGTCAGAAAAGGCGCACTCATCGGTATGAATGCCACCGTGCTAGATAAGGCTGATATTGGCGAAGGAGCTATCATTGCTGCAGGTGCTGTAGTTACCCATGGCACCAAGGTTCCTGCACATGAGATTTGGGCGGGTATTCCAGCCAAGAAGGTGAAAGCTTGCGCTCCCGGACAAGCCGAAGAATTTGCCAAGCATTATTCCGGATACATCAAAGACTGGTATCTGAAGGAAGATTAA
- a CDS encoding HU family DNA-binding protein codes for MINYSIVMRSVNANLLEINQAKSRINQAKKEGKTPDPKDLELVKTEKQNAFAISQYTDIMTIEKFAKHITSHGSVYSRADISAILYIAVDCMREMLLEGKKIRLGDLGDFSLLLTSKGAEDADKFTAQNITGVKVQWEPGQEFKNLRDDAEFNLVASRSAQAAVIKAIKEGKTNVDLNAPTTPDNTPGGSTPGGSNTGQTGSEGQGSESGGGTTGKDDTGDGLE; via the coding sequence ATGATTAATTACAGCATCGTAATGCGTAGCGTGAACGCAAATCTTCTGGAAATCAACCAGGCTAAGTCACGCATCAACCAGGCAAAGAAGGAGGGTAAGACCCCTGACCCAAAGGACCTGGAACTCGTGAAGACCGAGAAGCAGAACGCTTTCGCCATCTCACAGTACACCGACATCATGACCATCGAGAAGTTTGCTAAGCACATCACCTCTCATGGTAGTGTTTATTCGAGAGCCGACATCAGCGCCATCCTCTACATTGCCGTAGACTGCATGCGTGAGATGTTGCTTGAGGGCAAGAAAATCCGTCTGGGCGACCTCGGTGATTTCTCTCTCCTTCTCACCTCAAAGGGTGCCGAGGATGCCGACAAGTTCACCGCACAGAACATCACCGGTGTGAAGGTTCAGTGGGAGCCAGGTCAGGAGTTCAAGAACCTTCGCGATGACGCCGAGTTCAACCTCGTAGCCAGCCGTAGTGCTCAGGCAGCCGTTATCAAGGCGATTAAGGAGGGTAAGACCAACGTTGACCTCAACGCGCCAACTACTCCGGATAATACGCCAGGCGGTTCTACCCCAGGTGGTTCAAACACCGGCCAGACCGGCAGCGAAGGCCAAGGCTCTGAATCTGGCGGCGGTACTACCGGCAAGGACGATACTGGCGACGGCCTTGAATAG
- the alaS gene encoding alanine--tRNA ligase, translated as MMTANEVRESFKKFFEGKGHKIVPSAPMVIKDDPTLMFTNAGMNQWKDIILGTKDPGKDVRRVDTQKCLRVSGKHNDLEEVGHDTYHHTMFEMLGNWSFGDYFKEGAIDLAWEYLTEVLKLNPADLYVTVFEGSKEEGLERDNEAAGYWAKHVPADHIINGNKHDNFWEMGETGPCGPCSEIHVDSRTPEEKAQVPGRELVNKDNPQVIEIWNIVFMQYNRKADGSLEPLPMHVIDTGMGFERLVRMLQDKHSNYDTDIFQPIIKEIEAISGKKYGFTTPTGKNGEGKDEQEKIDIAMRVCADHLRAVAFSIADGQLPSNAKAGYVIRRILRRAVRYAYTFLDQKQAFMYKLVNVLVEQMGAAFPELPAQQELITRVMKEEEDSFLRTLEKGINLLNGDMDELKAHGETQLDGVSAFRLFDTYGFPLDLTELICREKGYTVDAAGFDEEMKKQKERARNAAAVENGDWEVLKEGDQNFVGYDYTEYECHILRYRKVTQKKNSFYELVLDNTPFYGEMGGQVGDKGVLVSEDETIQVIDTKRENNQSIHIVKELPKDVNADFMACVDIENREGSAANHTATHLLDYCLKQVLGDHVEQKGSYVDKDTLRFDFSHFQKVTDEELRKVEHMVNEMIRADYPLDEHRDTPIEEAKELGAIALFGEKYGDKVRVVRFGPSAEFCGGIHAKSTGKIGFFKIISESSVAAGIRRIEALTGKACEEAIYGLQDTIVALKGLFNNAKDLEGVIRKYIDEHDALKKDVEKFQAQAVERAKDKLVENAREINGVKVVTAVLPMEPAAAKDLVFKVREALPENMICVVGSVYNDKPMLSVMFSDDMVKDHGLNAGKMIREAAKLIQGGGGGQPHYAQAGGKNKDGLSAAVDKVVELAQL; from the coding sequence ATGATGACAGCTAATGAAGTGCGCGAATCCTTCAAGAAATTCTTCGAAGGTAAAGGCCACAAGATTGTTCCATCAGCACCTATGGTTATCAAGGATGACCCAACGCTGATGTTTACAAACGCTGGTATGAACCAGTGGAAAGACATCATCCTCGGTACGAAAGACCCAGGCAAGGATGTTCGTCGTGTTGATACTCAGAAATGTCTCCGTGTAAGCGGTAAGCACAACGACCTCGAAGAGGTGGGTCACGATACTTACCACCACACCATGTTCGAGATGCTCGGTAACTGGAGCTTCGGCGACTACTTTAAGGAGGGTGCCATTGATTTGGCATGGGAGTATCTTACTGAAGTTTTGAAACTCAACCCTGCCGATCTCTACGTTACCGTATTCGAGGGTAGCAAGGAGGAAGGTCTGGAACGCGACAACGAGGCTGCAGGTTACTGGGCTAAGCACGTGCCAGCCGACCACATCATCAACGGTAACAAGCACGACAACTTCTGGGAGATGGGCGAAACAGGTCCTTGCGGTCCTTGCTCAGAGATTCACGTGGATTCTCGTACTCCAGAGGAGAAGGCTCAGGTGCCAGGCCGTGAGTTGGTAAACAAGGATAACCCTCAGGTCATCGAAATCTGGAACATCGTGTTCATGCAGTACAACCGCAAGGCTGACGGTTCTCTCGAACCTCTCCCAATGCACGTTATCGATACAGGTATGGGCTTCGAGCGCTTGGTTCGCATGTTGCAGGACAAGCACTCTAACTATGATACTGATATCTTCCAGCCAATCATCAAGGAAATCGAGGCTATCTCTGGCAAGAAGTATGGCTTCACTACTCCTACAGGTAAGAATGGCGAGGGCAAGGATGAGCAGGAGAAGATTGATATCGCTATGCGTGTCTGCGCCGACCACCTCCGTGCCGTAGCCTTCTCTATCGCCGATGGTCAGTTGCCAAGCAACGCCAAGGCAGGTTACGTAATCCGACGTATCTTGCGCCGTGCCGTACGTTACGCTTACACATTCCTCGACCAGAAGCAGGCATTCATGTACAAGCTCGTCAATGTATTGGTAGAGCAGATGGGTGCAGCCTTCCCAGAGTTGCCAGCTCAGCAGGAACTCATCACCCGCGTGATGAAAGAGGAAGAGGATTCATTCCTCCGCACCTTGGAGAAGGGTATCAACCTCCTCAATGGCGATATGGACGAGCTCAAGGCTCATGGCGAGACTCAGCTCGACGGCGTGAGCGCATTCCGCCTCTTCGATACCTATGGTTTCCCTCTCGACCTGACAGAGCTTATCTGCCGTGAGAAAGGTTACACCGTAGATGCTGCAGGCTTCGACGAGGAGATGAAGAAGCAGAAAGAGCGTGCCCGCAATGCTGCTGCCGTAGAGAACGGTGACTGGGAAGTTTTGAAGGAAGGCGACCAGAACTTCGTAGGTTACGACTATACAGAATATGAGTGCCACATCCTGCGCTACCGCAAGGTGACTCAGAAGAAGAACTCTTTCTATGAGTTGGTACTCGACAACACTCCATTCTATGGTGAGATGGGTGGACAGGTTGGCGACAAGGGTGTACTCGTTAGCGAGGATGAGACCATCCAGGTTATCGACACCAAGCGCGAGAACAACCAGAGCATCCACATCGTAAAGGAGTTGCCAAAGGATGTAAACGCTGATTTCATGGCTTGCGTAGATATCGAGAACCGCGAGGGAAGTGCAGCCAACCATACAGCTACCCACTTGCTCGACTACTGCCTGAAGCAGGTTTTGGGCGACCACGTAGAGCAGAAGGGTTCTTATGTAGATAAGGACACCTTGCGTTTCGACTTCTCTCACTTCCAGAAGGTAACTGATGAGGAGCTCCGCAAGGTAGAGCACATGGTAAACGAGATGATCCGTGCCGACTATCCATTGGATGAGCACCGCGATACTCCTATCGAGGAGGCTAAGGAGCTTGGCGCAATCGCCCTCTTCGGCGAGAAGTATGGCGACAAGGTTCGTGTGGTTCGCTTCGGTCCATCAGCCGAGTTCTGTGGTGGTATTCACGCCAAGAGCACCGGTAAGATTGGTTTCTTCAAGATTATCTCTGAGAGCAGCGTAGCAGCCGGCATCCGCCGTATCGAAGCATTGACAGGCAAGGCTTGCGAGGAGGCTATCTACGGTTTGCAGGATACCATCGTAGCGTTGAAGGGCTTGTTCAACAACGCCAAGGATCTCGAGGGTGTTATCAGAAAGTACATCGACGAGCACGATGCCTTGAAGAAGGATGTTGAGAAGTTCCAGGCTCAGGCTGTAGAGCGTGCCAAGGATAAGCTTGTAGAGAATGCAAGAGAAATCAACGGCGTAAAGGTTGTTACAGCCGTATTGCCAATGGAGCCAGCAGCTGCCAAGGATTTGGTATTCAAGGTTCGCGAGGCATTGCCAGAGAACATGATCTGCGTGGTAGGTTCTGTTTATAACGATAAGCCTATGCTCAGCGTAATGTTCAGCGATGATATGGTTAAGGATCACGGCTTGAACGCAGGTAAGATGATTCGCGAAGCTGCCAAGTTGATTCAGGGCGGCGGTGGCGGTCAGCCTCACTATGCCCAGGCTGGCGGTAAGAACAAAGACGGCTTGAGCGCTGCTGTAGATAAGGTTGTAGAGTTGGCTCAGCTGTAA
- a CDS encoding ATP-binding protein translates to MATIIRQSYIDKIERYLGKETIIVLVGQRRVGKSYMMKMIRDRKKADDCNNIIFIDKEKREFDNIQTYQDLNDYIGEHFLSDKHNYILIDEIQDIREFERSIRSYRTEPNTDIIITGSNARMLSNELSTLIGGRYKEIYIQSLSYNEFLEFHQLSDNDEALALYIQYGGLPGLAKIGLEEDDAREYQMDIYHTVLLKDVIMRNQIRNVPFLENLVRFLADNTGKLISANSISKYMKSQGESIASAAITNYISFLCEAYILHKVNRYDIHGKRIFETNDKFYFEDNGIRNAIAGGTREGDIEKVIENIIYQNLIRLGYQVYVGQLQAGEIDFVCTKPGGERIYVQASYIIADDATREREFGNLRAIKDNYPKYVISMTPLLTKNDDDGITHLHLRKFLTEGI, encoded by the coding sequence ATGGCAACTATTATTCGTCAATCATATATCGACAAGATAGAAAGGTATCTTGGTAAGGAGACTATCATCGTATTAGTAGGTCAACGTCGTGTAGGAAAAAGCTACATGATGAAGATGATTCGTGACCGTAAGAAGGCAGATGACTGCAACAATATCATCTTTATAGATAAGGAGAAAAGAGAGTTTGACAACATTCAGACCTATCAGGATCTCAACGACTATATCGGAGAGCACTTTTTATCCGATAAACATAACTATATCCTTATCGATGAGATACAAGACATCAGGGAATTTGAACGCTCCATCCGAAGTTATCGCACAGAACCCAACACCGACATTATCATCACAGGTAGCAATGCTCGCATGCTGAGCAATGAACTGAGCACTCTTATCGGTGGCAGATATAAGGAAATCTATATCCAATCGCTGAGCTATAACGAGTTTCTGGAATTTCATCAACTATCAGATAATGACGAAGCACTTGCTCTGTACATTCAGTATGGTGGTCTGCCTGGTCTGGCAAAGATAGGTCTTGAAGAGGATGATGCACGTGAATATCAAATGGATATTTACCATACCGTCTTACTTAAGGATGTCATCATGCGCAACCAGATAAGAAACGTGCCATTTTTAGAGAACCTGGTGCGTTTCCTTGCTGATAATACAGGTAAACTCATTTCAGCCAACAGTATCTCCAAATATATGAAATCTCAAGGAGAATCCATTGCTTCGGCAGCTATCACCAATTACATATCCTTCCTTTGTGAAGCCTATATCCTGCACAAGGTGAACCGCTATGACATCCACGGCAAACGTATCTTTGAAACCAACGATAAGTTTTATTTTGAAGACAACGGCATTAGAAATGCCATTGCCGGGGGAACACGTGAAGGAGACATTGAGAAAGTGATAGAGAATATCATCTATCAGAACCTCATACGCTTGGGCTATCAAGTTTATGTAGGACAACTGCAAGCTGGAGAAATCGACTTTGTTTGTACCAAGCCAGGAGGCGAACGCATCTACGTGCAAGCTTCCTATATCATAGCCGACGATGCAACCAGAGAGCGTGAGTTTGGCAATCTCCGTGCCATCAAGGACAACTACCCGAAGTACGTTATCTCCATGACCCCTCTGCTCACCAAAAATGATGATGACGGCATCACGCACCTGCATCTTCGCAAATTCCTGACAGAAGGAATATAA
- a CDS encoding MerR family transcriptional regulator produces MAIIPDKTTKLYYSIKEVGEMFGLNDSTLRYWEKEFPFLKPKVAGNKVRQYTDKDIEQVRLIYNLIKVKGLKIAAARKYLNQNRTGAEKSSEVLDTLISVRDQLKELKKQLDGLV; encoded by the coding sequence ATGGCAATAATTCCAGATAAAACAACGAAATTGTACTATTCTATCAAGGAAGTAGGTGAAATGTTTGGTCTAAACGACTCAACGTTGAGATATTGGGAAAAGGAGTTTCCTTTTCTCAAGCCGAAGGTTGCTGGCAACAAAGTGCGTCAGTATACTGATAAGGATATTGAGCAGGTAAGGCTCATCTACAACCTTATCAAGGTGAAGGGATTGAAGATTGCGGCTGCCCGTAAGTATCTGAACCAAAACAGAACGGGTGCCGAGAAATCTTCTGAAGTTCTCGACACCCTTATTTCTGTAAGAGACCAGCTCAAAGAACTCAAAAAGCAGCTCGATGGACTGGTTTAA
- a CDS encoding pectinesterase family protein, whose amino-acid sequence MKKLFLSFLMMLTLLPLAAANKYDNPDTIVVSRDGTGEFRTIDEAIEVCRAFMDYSKVIYVKKGVYKEKLILPSWLTNITICGEDRDNTIITWDDHANIKMPVGGLDSEAAVKGKPMGTFRTYTLKVQGSYITLKNITIENNAAKLGQAVSLHLEGDHILVQNCRLLGNQDTVYTGIANNRSAFYDCYIEGTTDFIFGPGRAWFENCEIRSKANSYITAASSPAGQEYGYVFNKCKLTAEPGVDKVYLGRPWRSYAATLFMNCEMGSHIRPEGWHNWGKQSNEQTARYSEYNNHGAGAATKARVAWSRQLTKKEAAKVTIKNVFGEEAW is encoded by the coding sequence ATGAAAAAATTATTCTTATCATTTTTAATGATGTTGACTCTGTTGCCTCTGGCAGCAGCCAACAAGTATGACAACCCCGACACGATTGTAGTATCCCGTGATGGTACCGGCGAATTCCGTACCATCGACGAAGCCATCGAAGTATGTCGTGCTTTCATGGATTACAGCAAGGTAATCTATGTTAAGAAAGGCGTGTACAAGGAGAAACTCATCCTCCCTTCATGGCTCACCAACATCACCATCTGTGGTGAAGACCGTGATAACACGATCATCACATGGGACGATCATGCCAACATCAAGATGCCTGTAGGTGGACTCGATTCAGAAGCTGCAGTAAAGGGCAAACCGATGGGCACATTCCGCACTTATACCCTGAAGGTACAGGGCAGTTACATCACCCTGAAGAACATCACCATCGAGAACAATGCAGCCAAACTGGGTCAGGCTGTCTCCCTGCATCTTGAAGGCGATCATATCCTGGTTCAGAACTGCCGTCTGCTGGGCAATCAGGATACCGTTTATACAGGTATAGCCAACAACCGTTCAGCCTTCTATGATTGCTACATCGAAGGAACCACCGATTTCATCTTTGGTCCGGGAAGAGCATGGTTTGAGAATTGTGAGATTCGCAGCAAGGCCAACAGCTACATCACAGCTGCATCCAGTCCTGCCGGTCAGGAATATGGCTATGTATTCAACAAGTGCAAGCTTACCGCCGAGCCAGGTGTAGACAAGGTTTATCTGGGCCGTCCATGGCGCTCATATGCAGCTACCCTCTTCATGAATTGCGAAATGGGCAGCCACATCCGTCCAGAAGGATGGCACAACTGGGGCAAGCAGAGCAACGAGCAGACAGCCCGCTACAGCGAATATAACAACCACGGTGCAGGTGCTGCAACCAAGGCACGCGTAGCCTGGAGCCGTCAGCTCACCAAGAAAGAAGCTGCTAAAGTTACCATCAAGAATGTCTTCGGCGAAGAAGCGTGGTAA
- a CDS encoding DUF3127 domain-containing protein — MNGMFMRVVQQGEAFAVQSQKSENGQMMKCNIVLQEMGGKYENQYAAAMLGNMAQCKYAQGELVAVTLRFTTREYNGQVYQDILVTDIEKLGK; from the coding sequence ATGAACGGAATGTTTATGAGAGTGGTGCAGCAGGGCGAGGCTTTCGCTGTACAGAGTCAGAAAAGTGAGAACGGACAGATGATGAAATGCAACATCGTTCTCCAGGAGATGGGCGGCAAGTATGAGAACCAGTATGCTGCGGCAATGCTGGGTAATATGGCCCAGTGTAAGTATGCTCAGGGCGAACTGGTGGCGGTAACGCTCCGGTTTACGACTCGTGAGTATAATGGTCAGGTTTATCAGGATATCCTGGTTACGGACATTGAGAAACTTGGCAAGTAA
- a CDS encoding AAA family ATPase, with translation MKNPFVTNGYAGPEYFCDRVEETQHITEMLTNENNMALISPRRIGKTELIHHCFAQPVIQKDYYTFIIDIYSTNSVSDLVNMFGKAIIDELRPKGRSAWEKFLIALSSLRSEISFDINGAPVWGIGIGNIVNPEITLDEIFSYLNQADKPCLVAIDEFLQITNYADNRIEALLRTYIQRCTNAHFIFSGSHRHLMAEMFTSPARPFYQSVTLMNLKPLDVEKYKEFATAKFEERNKHLDTAIIGELFARFGGVTSYIQRVMNVLFLKTPEQGTCTLDMVDDAINYNLNMASDTYETLLRQMPEKQRNVFIAISAEGEARSVKSGAFAKKYHLPSPSSVNSALKGLLEKDFITQQDDAYVVYDKFFDLWLKKYLK, from the coding sequence ATGAAGAATCCTTTTGTCACAAATGGTTACGCCGGTCCGGAATACTTCTGCGACCGTGTGGAAGAAACCCAGCACATCACAGAGATGCTGACCAATGAGAATAACATGGCTCTGATTTCCCCTCGACGCATCGGAAAGACAGAGCTGATTCACCATTGCTTTGCCCAGCCAGTCATCCAAAAAGATTATTATACTTTTATCATAGACATCTATTCAACCAATTCCGTCAGCGATCTGGTCAATATGTTCGGCAAAGCCATTATTGATGAACTTCGCCCTAAAGGCAGAAGCGCTTGGGAGAAATTCCTGATAGCACTCTCTTCTCTCCGTTCAGAAATCTCTTTCGATATCAACGGGGCTCCTGTTTGGGGAATAGGCATCGGCAACATAGTAAATCCCGAAATTACGCTTGATGAGATATTCTCTTATCTCAACCAAGCCGACAAGCCATGTCTTGTTGCCATCGACGAGTTTCTGCAAATCACCAACTATGCCGACAACCGCATAGAAGCTTTACTCCGTACCTACATTCAGCGTTGCACCAATGCCCACTTCATCTTCTCGGGTTCTCACCGCCATCTGATGGCAGAAATGTTCACATCTCCTGCCCGCCCATTCTATCAGAGCGTGACGCTGATGAACCTGAAGCCTCTGGATGTGGAGAAATACAAGGAGTTTGCCACAGCCAAGTTCGAGGAGCGCAACAAACATCTAGATACTGCCATTATCGGAGAACTCTTCGCCCGTTTCGGTGGTGTCACTTCATACATCCAGCGAGTAATGAATGTTCTCTTCCTCAAGACTCCCGAACAAGGTACCTGCACTCTGGATATGGTAGATGACGCCATCAACTACAATCTCAACATGGCATCAGACACCTACGAGACCCTTCTACGCCAGATGCCGGAAAAGCAGCGCAATGTCTTCATCGCCATCTCTGCAGAGGGCGAAGCCAGAAGCGTAAAGAGCGGAGCCTTTGCCAAGAAATATCATCTCCCGTCGCCAAGCTCTGTAAATTCCGCCCTGAAGGGATTGCTGGAGAAGGATTTCATCACCCAGCAGGATGATGCCTACGTGGTATATGACAAGTTCTTCGATTTGTGGCTGAAGAAGTATCTGAAATAG
- a CDS encoding smalltalk protein — MKANTWKTILQIAISILTAIATTLGVTSCMG, encoded by the coding sequence ATGAAAGCGAACACTTGGAAAACAATTCTTCAGATAGCCATCAGCATACTGACCGCTATCGCTACTACGCTCGGAGTAACGAGCTGCATGGGATAA